Proteins encoded within one genomic window of Amycolatopsis sp. 2-15:
- a CDS encoding aldehyde dehydrogenase: MFERDDHFIGGRWVSARGGEALEVVSPATEQVVGRVPVAITEEIDAAVSAARVAFDDGPWPRMSLAERGDHLRRFADAIEARREQVLQLQIDEMGMVYKFAVENINGIRPSLERYLADAKKVDFREVRDGAIGKVLVLREPIGVVAGVTPWNSPIAVEVSKIFPSLLMGCPIIVKPAPESPLSAYLLGEAAIEAGLPEGVLSIVNGGVPAGAYLVGHPGIDHVTFTGSTGGGHAIAKACAGQFRAVTLELGGKSAAIILPGTDMTDYIPSLVGGSLRNSGQICVSTNRVIVHEDDQDRIVEQLVDHISSLKLGDPHDPETDFGPLAAKRQLDNVERFVASGKAEGAKVVLGGGRPADRPTGWYFEPTVFVDVDNRMEIAQEEIFGPVLSVITYSDKAEAVAIANDSKYGLGGAVFATDPEEAIEVASQIVTGTVQVNGGPPAGGGGPFAGRKHSGLGAERAVEGLETFLELKSVTLPAGYEPATV, translated from the coding sequence ATGTTCGAACGCGATGATCACTTCATCGGTGGCCGGTGGGTGTCGGCTCGCGGCGGGGAGGCCCTCGAGGTCGTCTCCCCGGCGACCGAGCAAGTAGTGGGGCGCGTCCCGGTCGCGATCACCGAAGAGATCGATGCCGCCGTTTCAGCAGCCCGCGTCGCCTTCGACGACGGGCCCTGGCCACGAATGAGCCTGGCCGAGCGCGGCGACCACCTGCGCCGGTTCGCAGACGCCATCGAAGCCCGCCGTGAGCAGGTGCTGCAGCTGCAGATCGACGAGATGGGCATGGTTTACAAGTTCGCCGTCGAGAACATTAACGGCATTCGCCCCTCGCTCGAGCGCTACCTCGCCGATGCGAAGAAGGTCGACTTCCGTGAGGTCCGCGACGGTGCCATCGGCAAGGTCCTCGTGCTGCGCGAGCCGATCGGCGTGGTTGCAGGTGTCACTCCGTGGAACTCTCCCATCGCGGTCGAAGTCTCCAAGATCTTCCCGTCACTGCTGATGGGCTGCCCGATCATCGTCAAGCCCGCGCCCGAATCGCCGCTGTCGGCGTATCTGCTGGGCGAGGCAGCGATTGAGGCTGGTTTACCCGAGGGCGTCCTCAGCATCGTCAATGGCGGCGTGCCGGCCGGCGCCTACCTCGTCGGCCACCCAGGCATCGACCACGTCACCTTTACCGGCAGCACGGGCGGCGGCCACGCGATCGCCAAGGCCTGCGCCGGCCAGTTCCGCGCGGTGACTCTCGAACTCGGCGGCAAGTCGGCAGCGATCATCCTGCCCGGCACCGATATGACGGACTACATCCCCTCACTCGTCGGGGGCTCCTTGCGCAACAGCGGTCAGATTTGCGTCTCCACCAACCGGGTGATCGTCCACGAGGACGACCAAGACCGGATCGTGGAGCAGCTCGTCGACCACATTTCGTCGCTGAAGCTCGGTGACCCCCACGACCCCGAAACCGACTTCGGTCCTCTCGCCGCGAAGCGTCAGCTCGACAACGTCGAAAGGTTTGTCGCTTCCGGTAAGGCCGAGGGCGCTAAGGTCGTCCTCGGTGGTGGCCGTCCCGCCGATCGGCCCACCGGGTGGTATTTCGAGCCCACCGTCTTCGTCGACGTGGACAACCGGATGGAGATCGCCCAGGAGGAGATCTTCGGTCCCGTTCTGTCCGTCATCACCTACTCGGACAAGGCCGAGGCAGTCGCCATCGCCAACGACAGCAAATACGGCCTGGGCGGCGCGGTCTTCGCGACCGACCCGGAGGAAGCGATCGAGGTGGCCTCCCAGATCGTTACCGGAACCGTCCAGGTCAACGGCGGGCCGCCGGCCGGCGGCGGCGGGCCGTTCGCGGGGCGCAAGCACTCGGGGCTGGGCGCCGAGCGCGCCGTTGAGGGGCTCGAGACCTTTCTCGAACTGAAGTCAGTGACCTTGCCGGCAGGCTACGAACCCGCCACAGTCTGA
- a CDS encoding mycofactocin-coupled SDR family oxidoreductase, which yields MGQLDGKVAFITGGARGQGRAHALALAAEGADVVVTDIAEDVPIVGYPMATPDQLATTVKLVEEFGVRALGLQVNARNTDEINAAVQSTITEFGRLDILLANHGILDFSTVENTTDESWNTIVDTNLTGIFKAIRAAIPHMKKQGWGRIIATSSMGARATAPNLAHYIAAKWGVIGLVKSAALELADTGITVNAICPGAVDTDLFFNQPTYDIFCPDLPKPVTEEQFRKRLDDLNYGLNGVRFLEADDVARTMLYLVLDRGLISGQVAEIGLLGPAHSIY from the coding sequence ATGGGTCAGCTCGACGGCAAGGTCGCCTTCATCACCGGCGGCGCGCGCGGCCAAGGTCGCGCCCACGCGCTCGCGTTGGCCGCCGAGGGGGCGGACGTAGTAGTCACCGATATAGCGGAAGACGTCCCGATCGTCGGCTACCCGATGGCGACCCCCGACCAGCTGGCCACGACAGTCAAGCTCGTCGAGGAGTTCGGCGTCCGGGCGCTCGGACTACAGGTCAATGCGCGCAATACCGACGAGATCAACGCGGCCGTTCAGAGCACGATCACCGAGTTCGGGCGGTTGGACATCCTGCTCGCCAACCACGGCATCTTGGACTTCTCGACGGTTGAGAACACCACGGACGAGTCCTGGAACACGATCGTCGACACGAATCTGACCGGCATCTTCAAGGCGATCCGCGCGGCCATCCCGCACATGAAGAAGCAAGGGTGGGGTCGCATCATCGCGACCTCGTCGATGGGCGCCCGCGCGACCGCCCCCAACCTGGCCCATTACATCGCCGCGAAGTGGGGTGTCATCGGCCTGGTGAAGTCCGCCGCTCTCGAGCTCGCCGACACCGGCATCACGGTCAACGCGATCTGCCCCGGCGCCGTCGACACCGACCTGTTCTTCAACCAGCCGACCTACGACATCTTCTGCCCCGACCTGCCGAAGCCGGTCACCGAGGAGCAGTTCCGCAAGCGGTTGGACGACCTGAACTACGGCCTCAACGGCGTCCGTTTCCTCGAAGCGGATGACGTCGCACGGACCATGCTCTACCTCGTCCTCGACCGCGGCCTGATCAGCGGTCAGGTGGCCGAGATCGGCCTGCTCGGTCCGGCTCACTCCATCTATTGA
- a CDS encoding GPR1/FUN34/YaaH family transporter, whose protein sequence is MTVISDHAQDPGARATGKPTDLEAPTANPLAGNPGVVGIPTVIAGAIGLGLINIGALPGGASGATLAILSTCTAMGLLITTVWAAALGQNASASLFAVFFGFYASYAALTLSLAHGWFGTSVVSATDAQVAWLLSWLITIVMLTLVTLRLPSSFTLLLGLVDIALALLLAGTMTGATSLTRAGGAVVFAFVAVSVYLYADLMSTETGGRGLPLGRPLLTR, encoded by the coding sequence ATGACCGTCATCTCCGATCACGCACAAGACCCCGGTGCGCGCGCGACCGGAAAACCCACAGACCTAGAAGCCCCAACCGCCAACCCGCTGGCGGGTAACCCGGGAGTCGTGGGCATCCCCACCGTCATCGCAGGCGCCATCGGCCTCGGCCTGATCAACATCGGCGCGCTGCCCGGCGGTGCCTCCGGCGCCACGCTTGCCATCCTCAGCACCTGCACCGCCATGGGGCTGTTGATCACCACCGTCTGGGCCGCAGCCCTCGGGCAGAACGCATCCGCCAGCCTGTTCGCCGTGTTCTTCGGGTTCTACGCCAGCTACGCCGCCCTCACGCTGAGCCTGGCCCACGGCTGGTTCGGCACCTCCGTCGTTTCCGCCACCGACGCCCAGGTCGCCTGGCTGTTGTCCTGGTTGATCACCATCGTCATGCTCACGCTCGTGACCCTGCGCCTGCCGTCGAGCTTCACCCTCCTCCTCGGCTTGGTGGACATCGCCCTCGCCCTGCTCCTCGCCGGCACCATGACCGGCGCCACCAGCCTCACCCGCGCGGGCGGCGCCGTCGTCTTCGCCTTCGTCGCGGTTTCCGTCTACCTCTACGCCGATCTCATGTCCACCGAAACCGGCGGCCGCGGGCTTCCTCTCGGCCGCCCTCTACTCACTCGCTGA
- a CDS encoding amidohydrolase family protein, translated as MTYKPRESGPFASLKLIDADSHITEAGDTWTSRAPAKYKDRVPQCHADEDGVSYWFVDGHQKLSRDNSIAFVRKNGEKIPYYGADMELAGNQIGGRKEDVHAAATEAKPRVELLDEMGIYAQIVYPNIMGFAAPAMVQGLDRELSYVICQIYNDAMRDWQAEGSERLLPQAMLPFWDIQQSIAEAKRAKDIGLTGVLMAGEPHLGGLPDLGTEHWYPLYEVLSDLELPINIHIGARNWKGEQGGAAWPSLPERAGKPVRSIQTELSNSRFVANLCASDVLIRYPKLNWVSVESGIGWIPYVLERIDYEYREEFPGVEPPPLPPAKELFQKGVYGTFWFEDAGPLALLDRIGADNVLWETDFPHPTSLYPNPVTRSEEKLKGLDPAVIRKIVQDNAAKLYKIEV; from the coding sequence ATGACATACAAGCCGCGTGAAAGCGGCCCCTTTGCGAGCCTCAAGCTAATTGATGCGGACTCGCATATTACCGAAGCCGGTGATACGTGGACCTCGCGTGCGCCAGCCAAGTACAAGGACCGCGTCCCCCAATGTCATGCGGACGAAGATGGCGTCAGCTATTGGTTCGTTGACGGCCACCAGAAGCTCAGCAGGGACAACAGCATCGCGTTCGTCCGCAAGAACGGCGAGAAGATCCCGTACTACGGCGCCGACATGGAATTGGCCGGTAACCAGATCGGCGGACGCAAGGAGGACGTCCACGCCGCCGCGACCGAGGCCAAGCCGCGTGTCGAGCTGCTCGACGAGATGGGTATCTACGCACAGATCGTGTACCCGAACATCATGGGTTTCGCGGCTCCCGCCATGGTGCAGGGCCTGGATCGCGAGCTGTCGTACGTGATCTGCCAGATCTACAACGACGCGATGCGCGATTGGCAGGCCGAAGGGTCGGAGCGACTGCTGCCGCAGGCGATGCTGCCGTTCTGGGACATCCAGCAGTCCATTGCCGAGGCCAAGCGCGCCAAGGACATCGGCCTCACCGGGGTCCTGATGGCCGGCGAGCCGCACCTGGGTGGCTTGCCCGACCTGGGAACCGAGCACTGGTACCCCCTGTACGAGGTGCTGTCGGACCTGGAGCTGCCGATCAACATCCACATCGGCGCCCGCAACTGGAAGGGCGAGCAGGGCGGGGCCGCGTGGCCTTCGCTGCCGGAGCGCGCGGGCAAGCCGGTCCGCTCCATCCAGACCGAGCTGTCGAACTCGCGGTTCGTGGCGAACCTCTGCGCCAGTGACGTGTTGATCAGGTACCCGAAGCTGAACTGGGTGTCGGTCGAGTCGGGCATCGGCTGGATTCCCTACGTCCTCGAGCGCATCGACTACGAGTACCGCGAGGAGTTCCCGGGCGTCGAACCCCCGCCGCTGCCGCCGGCGAAGGAGCTGTTCCAGAAGGGTGTCTACGGCACGTTCTGGTTCGAGGATGCGGGGCCACTGGCGCTTCTTGACCGCATCGGTGCGGACAACGTGCTGTGGGAGACCGACTTCCCGCACCCGACGAGCCTGTACCCGAACCCGGTGACCCGGTCGGAGGAGAAGCTGAAGGGTCTCGACCCTGCCGTGATCCGCAAGATCGTGCAGGACAACGCGGCGAAGCTCTACAAGATCGAAGTCTGA
- a CDS encoding GNAT family N-acetyltransferase, whose amino-acid sequence MDTLVVDSIGKVDRRSWDELVGNDNFFNSHQWLSSLERTRGEAPVLLATSQGAVTGGVATWRGTGDEPGALVTPLKFRADLPGPWRHEVLWLGARRPVFNDLLCTGGPGRRETMAALLDRARVVAYDSGLGAVVMPYTPLSTALELAGARPDVSVVLHSADATIAVPPAGAGPQFAGARHKDRKEWRREQRIFQSEGNVAKWFPMTEDVVAEIVPLIAQTRERYGSKTDSESLVEFFTAQRTAGLLDGAVACVCERDGRTVAGAVFYRYRDELYGLFVGFGYEHVGRGFQYFTLVFYEAVAWAQEHGVRRYRLAFSSYAAKVARGASLRPLAAVVLPAAEPPADPALIDAHNTAMTSWFRDRFGHRTQALTDDWALVGQA is encoded by the coding sequence ATGGACACGCTGGTAGTTGACTCCATCGGCAAGGTCGACCGGCGTTCGTGGGACGAACTGGTCGGCAACGACAATTTCTTCAACAGCCACCAGTGGCTGTCATCACTCGAGCGGACCCGGGGCGAGGCGCCGGTGCTGCTCGCGACCTCGCAGGGCGCCGTCACCGGCGGTGTCGCCACGTGGCGCGGCACCGGTGACGAGCCCGGGGCACTGGTGACGCCGCTGAAGTTCCGGGCGGATCTGCCGGGACCGTGGCGCCACGAGGTGCTGTGGCTCGGCGCGCGGCGGCCGGTGTTCAACGACCTCTTGTGCACCGGCGGGCCTGGCCGGCGGGAAACGATGGCCGCGCTGCTCGACCGGGCTCGCGTGGTCGCGTACGACAGCGGCCTCGGTGCGGTCGTGATGCCGTACACCCCGCTGTCGACGGCGCTGGAGCTGGCGGGAGCCCGGCCGGACGTGAGCGTGGTGCTGCACAGCGCGGACGCGACGATCGCCGTTCCCCCGGCGGGAGCGGGGCCACAGTTCGCCGGAGCCCGGCACAAGGACCGCAAGGAATGGCGCCGAGAGCAGCGGATCTTCCAGAGTGAGGGAAACGTGGCGAAGTGGTTCCCGATGACCGAGGACGTCGTCGCCGAGATCGTTCCGCTGATCGCCCAGACCCGAGAGCGGTACGGCTCAAAAACGGACAGCGAAAGCCTGGTCGAGTTCTTTACCGCTCAGCGAACCGCCGGACTGCTGGACGGCGCGGTCGCATGCGTCTGCGAACGGGACGGCCGGACGGTCGCCGGCGCGGTCTTCTACCGGTACCGGGACGAGCTGTACGGGCTCTTCGTCGGGTTCGGCTATGAGCACGTCGGGCGAGGGTTCCAGTACTTCACGCTGGTGTTCTACGAGGCCGTGGCCTGGGCGCAGGAGCACGGCGTGCGCCGCTACCGGCTCGCGTTTTCCAGCTACGCGGCCAAAGTCGCCCGGGGTGCTTCGCTGAGGCCTCTGGCCGCCGTGGTGCTGCCGGCGGCCGAACCGCCGGCCGATCCCGCTCTGATCGACGCGCATAACACGGCGATGACCAGCTGGTTCCGTGACCGGTTCGGCCATCGGACGCAGGCCCTCACCGACGACTGGGCCCTGGTGGGACAGGCATGA
- a CDS encoding TIGR03619 family F420-dependent LLM class oxidoreductase has protein sequence MEASFGVKLPGLVPAYAGSLREIPDLVVEFEKLGFDDVMDGEHILYAAEMDHPGGAGNFEHSRTEQHSDRSDTLVMFGAIAAKTTRIKMISGILLAAAHTFAVLARQASTLDVISDGRFMLGVGGGWNVAEFEQMGIPAEERAARTEETIRACRRLWSPGLSSFDGRWIQFKDVICEPSPVTPGGVPVWWGGNACSKPTARRVATLSQGWLAREGAGDAEIAASVEAIRVACEKYGRDPSTVGIRASLTQTSDWNAAGSVEDLTERAIARATRLVPLGVTHFNVPLGYYGIDLDALGALLKSLRAA, from the coding sequence GTGGAAGCATCCTTCGGCGTGAAGCTGCCCGGACTCGTCCCGGCGTACGCCGGATCCCTGCGTGAGATACCGGACCTGGTGGTCGAGTTCGAAAAGCTCGGTTTCGACGATGTCATGGACGGCGAGCACATCCTGTACGCCGCGGAGATGGACCACCCGGGCGGGGCCGGCAACTTCGAGCACAGCCGTACCGAGCAGCACTCCGATCGCTCGGACACACTGGTGATGTTCGGTGCGATCGCGGCGAAGACCACCCGGATCAAGATGATCTCCGGCATCCTGCTCGCCGCCGCGCACACCTTTGCGGTGCTGGCCCGTCAGGCGTCCACATTGGACGTCATCTCCGACGGCCGGTTCATGCTCGGTGTGGGCGGCGGCTGGAATGTGGCCGAGTTCGAGCAGATGGGCATCCCCGCCGAAGAGCGCGCCGCCCGGACGGAAGAGACGATCCGTGCCTGCCGCCGGCTGTGGTCCCCTGGGCTGTCCTCGTTCGACGGGCGGTGGATCCAGTTCAAGGACGTGATCTGTGAGCCGTCCCCGGTAACGCCCGGCGGTGTTCCGGTGTGGTGGGGCGGTAATGCCTGCAGCAAGCCGACGGCGCGCCGTGTCGCGACCCTTTCGCAGGGCTGGCTCGCCCGCGAGGGGGCCGGCGACGCGGAGATCGCGGCGTCGGTCGAGGCGATCCGCGTGGCGTGCGAGAAGTACGGCCGTGACCCGTCCACTGTCGGGATCCGGGCTTCGCTGACCCAGACGTCGGACTGGAACGCCGCCGGCTCCGTCGAGGACCTGACCGAGCGGGCGATCGCCCGTGCCACGCGTCTGGTGCCGCTCGGCGTGACTCACTTCAACGTTCCGCTCGGCTACTACGGAATTGACCTGGATGCCCTGGGGGCACTGTTGAAGTCACTCCGTGCGGCTTGA
- a CDS encoding thiolase C-terminal domain-containing protein, translated as MQGELPGQSVEEIAVDAAINAVEDSGLTFADLDGLIACKSVQGNGNDVTVGQLLGLNLPYVQSLDYGTCNFSLHLAVAAIGAGLCNTVLLTYGANARSRKFDFGRPMYGADMASAAGLVHIAGRAGLALQRHKAIYGTTDEQFGMLAVGQREWARKNPNAIFRKPLSMDDYLAEKYMVEPLRRSDVTMISDGGVAFVVTTAERAADLPTKPVYISGIAEHAGVRGEHNPENLMRPWLKDAARDIWANTGMGPADIDALYIQDPTALWTLQMLEYYGFCDLGEGGPFLAEGHTLPGGDLPLNTHGGQLSESYTWGWMHLVEAVRQLRGQAGERQLEAPETAMYLSSHGFVKAAASILSTNASVGS; from the coding sequence GTGCAGGGGGAGCTGCCGGGTCAGTCGGTCGAGGAGATCGCGGTGGATGCCGCGATCAACGCGGTCGAGGACTCCGGCCTGACGTTCGCCGACCTGGACGGGCTGATCGCCTGCAAGTCCGTCCAGGGCAACGGCAACGACGTCACCGTCGGACAGTTGCTCGGGCTCAACCTTCCCTACGTGCAGTCCCTGGACTACGGGACGTGCAATTTCTCGCTGCACCTGGCCGTCGCCGCGATCGGCGCCGGGCTCTGCAACACGGTGCTGCTCACCTACGGGGCCAATGCCCGCAGCCGCAAGTTCGACTTCGGCAGGCCGATGTACGGCGCTGACATGGCCAGCGCTGCCGGGCTGGTCCACATTGCTGGGAGGGCCGGGCTGGCCCTGCAGCGGCACAAGGCCATCTACGGCACGACGGACGAGCAGTTCGGCATGCTCGCGGTCGGCCAGCGTGAGTGGGCGCGGAAGAACCCGAACGCGATCTTCCGCAAGCCACTGAGCATGGACGACTATCTGGCCGAGAAGTACATGGTCGAGCCGCTGCGCCGCTCGGACGTCACGATGATCTCCGACGGCGGCGTGGCGTTCGTCGTCACGACGGCCGAGCGGGCCGCGGACCTGCCCACCAAGCCCGTCTACATCTCGGGCATCGCCGAGCACGCCGGCGTCCGCGGCGAACACAACCCCGAGAACCTGATGCGGCCCTGGCTCAAGGACGCGGCACGGGACATCTGGGCCAACACCGGTATGGGCCCGGCCGACATCGACGCACTCTACATCCAGGACCCGACCGCGCTCTGGACGTTGCAGATGCTGGAGTACTACGGCTTCTGCGACCTGGGCGAAGGCGGCCCATTCCTTGCAGAGGGGCATACCTTGCCCGGCGGCGACCTGCCGCTGAACACCCACGGCGGGCAGCTCTCCGAGAGCTACACCTGGGGCTGGATGCACCTGGTCGAGGCGGTCCGGCAGCTTCGAGGTCAGGCAGGCGAGCGACAACTGGAAGCCCCGGAGACGGCGATGTACCTGTCCAGCCACGGCTTCGTCAAGGCCGCCGCATCCATCCTGTCGACCAACGCGAGCGTCGGATCATGA
- a CDS encoding Rieske (2Fe-2S) protein encodes MAKCLVAKLADLQGNPLKAVTADGKQICLARLESGEVFALSDICSHEWIELSDGDLDGEEVECPAHGSRFNVRTGEVSGLPAEEPVLTYPVAIEDDEIYVEV; translated from the coding sequence ATGGCAAAGTGCTTGGTCGCCAAGCTTGCGGACCTGCAAGGGAATCCGCTCAAGGCCGTGACGGCCGACGGTAAGCAGATCTGCTTGGCGCGGCTCGAGTCCGGCGAAGTGTTCGCGCTGAGCGACATCTGCAGCCACGAGTGGATTGAACTGTCCGATGGCGACCTGGACGGCGAGGAGGTCGAGTGTCCGGCGCATGGCTCCCGCTTCAACGTCCGGACGGGCGAGGTCAGCGGCCTACCGGCGGAGGAACCCGTCTTGACCTACCCCGTCGCGATCGAGGACGACGAGATCTACGTCGAGGTCTGA
- a CDS encoding methyltransferase: protein MSVSLRTPEVLLLTGRPHIGSPTEKLRTQRGGPFSPATPPQWRRRRPVDLDEQLGQLRPRLFEDDVASKIVMNCAANAEPGARIISMERVIGDTPRSAFGKLLDVQTFVTNQGRERTEDEFRGIFEAAGLTWRGVTGTRCDVSLIEGVV from the coding sequence GTGTCGGTTTCGCTTCGTACCCCTGAAGTGTTGCTTCTTACTGGCCGTCCGCACATCGGGAGTCCTACGGAGAAACTACGTACGCAACGAGGTGGGCCGTTCAGCCCAGCGACACCGCCGCAATGGCGTCGTCGACGACCAGTCGACCTCGATGAGCAGCTCGGTCAGTTGCGGCCGCGGCTGTTCGAAGACGACGTGGCGAGCAAGATCGTGATGAACTGCGCCGCGAACGCCGAGCCGGGAGCCCGGATCATCTCGATGGAGAGGGTGATCGGCGACACCCCGCGATCCGCGTTCGGCAAGCTGCTCGACGTTCAGACCTTCGTGACGAACCAGGGCCGGGAACGGACCGAGGACGAGTTCCGCGGGATCTTCGAGGCGGCAGGCCTGACCTGGCGGGGCGTGACGGGAACTCGCTGTGACGTCAGCCTGATCGAAGGGGTTGTGTGA
- a CDS encoding flavin reductase family protein, which produces MTDQAARKALGEVTSDLFKAAMGSVCTPVAVVTVFDGARPHGTTVSAFSSLSLAPPMVLVALDEKSDLLAVLRSSSRFGINILSHAQDDLAGRFATKGGDKFDGVSWMARAGAPHILQSACWFSCEVAQLVPGGDHTIVLGNVLETDYDDHAPLTYYRRSFGTHSVLHEQAS; this is translated from the coding sequence ATGACTGATCAAGCGGCGCGGAAGGCTCTGGGAGAGGTCACTTCAGACCTGTTCAAGGCCGCGATGGGTTCGGTATGCACACCGGTCGCTGTCGTGACCGTGTTCGACGGAGCCCGCCCCCACGGCACGACCGTGAGCGCCTTCTCATCCCTCTCGCTCGCGCCACCGATGGTACTGGTCGCTCTCGACGAGAAATCCGACCTGCTGGCGGTGCTGCGCAGCTCGTCTCGGTTCGGGATCAACATTCTCTCGCATGCCCAGGACGACCTCGCGGGCCGGTTCGCGACCAAGGGCGGCGACAAGTTCGACGGCGTCTCGTGGATGGCGCGCGCCGGTGCCCCGCACATCCTGCAATCGGCGTGCTGGTTCTCTTGCGAGGTCGCGCAGCTGGTACCGGGCGGCGACCACACGATCGTGCTGGGCAACGTGCTGGAAACCGACTACGACGACCACGCGCCACTGACCTATTACCGCCGCTCGTTCGGCACCCACTCTGTGCTGCACGAGCAGGCGTCATGA
- a CDS encoding Zn-ribbon domain-containing OB-fold protein, which produces MSESPSPVDHPVAEPFFQAAAEGRLVVQHCNSCDALRWPPLSGCPECRSRDTTWVEVAPAGTIWSFVVYHRAFSRSLKDQIPYTVAMVQLDEGPYLVGRLVEGKKPPKVGDRVDAEFLEVGGVSTVRWRIA; this is translated from the coding sequence ATGAGTGAGTCGCCGTCCCCGGTGGACCACCCCGTTGCGGAGCCGTTCTTCCAGGCGGCCGCGGAGGGCCGCCTGGTTGTCCAACACTGCAACAGCTGTGACGCGCTGCGTTGGCCGCCGCTCTCCGGTTGCCCCGAGTGCCGCAGCAGGGATACCACCTGGGTCGAGGTCGCTCCGGCCGGGACGATCTGGAGCTTCGTGGTCTACCACCGAGCCTTTTCCCGCTCGCTGAAAGACCAGATCCCGTACACCGTCGCGATGGTGCAGCTGGACGAAGGCCCGTACCTCGTCGGCCGTCTGGTCGAGGGCAAGAAGCCGCCGAAGGTGGGGGATCGTGTCGACGCAGAGTTCCTCGAAGTCGGCGGCGTCTCGACCGTCCGCTGGCGTATCGCCTGA
- a CDS encoding alpha/beta fold hydrolase: MRTRTRLTKIVAATMALAAAAVFAAVPSSAASQGQGTPQHGSHKVKPTIVLVHGAFADASSWNGEVERLERLGYPVIAAANPLRGVASDGAYIKALVDSVDGPVVLVGHSYGGSVISAAALNDPKVQALVYIAAFLPDQGESAAELSAKFPGSTLGDTLQQVALPGGETDLYVKQDLFPKQFAADVPSAQARLMAVEQRPIAAVGLNGASGPGAWKNIPSWSLIPTGDKNIPPAAQEWMAKRAHAHTVVVPGASHAVLVSRPDKVTDIILSAVDATTK, from the coding sequence TTGCGCACACGTACCCGCCTCACGAAGATCGTCGCCGCGACGATGGCGCTGGCCGCGGCCGCGGTGTTCGCCGCCGTGCCGTCGTCGGCGGCGTCGCAGGGGCAGGGGACGCCACAGCACGGGAGCCACAAGGTGAAGCCGACGATCGTGCTGGTGCACGGGGCGTTCGCCGACGCGTCGAGCTGGAACGGTGAGGTCGAGCGGCTCGAGCGGCTCGGCTACCCCGTGATCGCGGCCGCCAACCCGCTGCGTGGTGTCGCGTCCGACGGGGCCTACATCAAGGCGTTGGTGGACAGCGTCGACGGCCCGGTCGTGTTGGTCGGGCACTCCTACGGCGGCTCGGTGATCAGTGCCGCGGCGCTGAACGACCCGAAGGTGCAGGCGCTCGTCTACATCGCGGCCTTCCTTCCCGACCAGGGCGAGTCCGCGGCTGAGCTGTCCGCGAAGTTCCCGGGCAGCACGCTGGGTGACACACTTCAGCAGGTCGCCCTTCCTGGCGGCGAGACCGACCTCTACGTGAAGCAAGACCTGTTCCCGAAGCAGTTCGCGGCCGACGTCCCGTCGGCGCAGGCGCGCCTGATGGCCGTCGAGCAGCGACCGATCGCTGCGGTGGGCCTGAACGGCGCCTCTGGCCCGGGTGCATGGAAGAACATCCCCTCGTGGAGCTTGATCCCGACCGGCGACAAGAACATCCCGCCGGCGGCGCAGGAGTGGATGGCCAAGCGCGCCCACGCGCACACGGTCGTCGTGCCGGGAGCCTCGCACGCCGTGCTGGTCTCGCGGCCCGACAAGGTCACCGACATCATCCTCAGCGCGGTCGACGCCACCACCAAGTAA